The proteins below come from a single Dinghuibacter silviterrae genomic window:
- a CDS encoding SusC/RagA family TonB-linked outer membrane protein → MRKIVAVLLLMGSVITVAAQGKTITLQEALSRIEQRFQAKFAYEHNLLKGKTTNESALDGKTIEEVLKNVLYPNNLLFLYVNENTYSIVARDARFFQAPAVAAGAPQGAGAMSGAGASPGGAAALSDAGGARALRGQVLDETGTPLAFVNVWLKGTRVGTQTTDRGEFFLRGVSAGDTLVFTYVGRTPLAVAVLNPESALTITMIPSGKRTALDEVTVVSTGLQQLPKERVTGSFVTIGAKELSQVPTANVIQRLEGQLSGVQISVLAGDRSFLYGGAGNQLSINGGTRTTGTNDYNMQIRGTSTFMGESFPLVVVDGAITDLDLSTLNPNDIDNITFLKDAAAASIWGVRAANGVMVINTKKGRNASAPQVSFSAGTMVSGKPDLGYLRLMNSRQEIGYETELVQKGFLTAQNLDGSSYFSAGYYPHTAAALALELQAGTITQAAYQQSIDSLGAIDNTGQIRKYLLQPASNQQYDLSVSGGTGTSTYFYSASYNDEKTNTVGNEGKRLTLTLNNSWKLFKVATLSTSLKGAFFRYQNEGLSLTTLFPTSGKQTLLPYMQLVDTKGSSISYDVYNPAWTGTLSGYADWRYNYMDELHNSDDVQKDENYSANIRLDVPVYRGLSASLQYSNERLFSDHRVFYNPQTFYYRNLVNYYAGNLGLTSGGILNLINTTENNYALRGQLAYDRTLGHLHQVNAIAGSEIRQTEEGQGTSTLYGYDTQTGQSANVDFSDNGYTTVAGYNSPLTGAPAQQDKERRYLSYFGNAAYTFMERYSLSASARYDDYNNFGLQQRYRATPLWSAGAQWNLGKEAFLRNVRWLGHLGLRATYGVNGNISTSVYPFTNIYPTGNDYTTGLPTTTVINLANPELKWEKTYVTNVGVDFGLFQDRLSGSVDVYRKRGTDLLYQFPIDAALAGTIGGGYLERNASSMTGKGVDISLSGLLLSNNNWSWHVGGNLSYNTNKVTDNRFDTSSISNYTVSYAPVGIPNVVGYPTDKVFAFRNAGLNAIGMTRVYNAEGDTVSATSPVYFKDLKYAGRRTAPFFGGMNSSLRYKRFTLYALLTYQFGGVFQKPTVDNYITGFYNLNYSVVGDIARRWENPGDENKTKVPGLNSSAFLTNYSLVRYQYSDANILSSDYIRLREVSLTYQVPVWRQRIVKSASVALAVRNLGLLWRANKQGYDPDFVALPSRSNSLPAAKSFNFSLNVNF, encoded by the coding sequence ATGAGAAAAATCGTGGCCGTGCTGCTGCTGATGGGCAGCGTCATTACCGTCGCCGCCCAGGGCAAGACCATCACCCTCCAGGAAGCGCTTTCGCGCATAGAGCAGCGTTTCCAGGCAAAATTTGCGTATGAGCACAACCTGTTGAAGGGGAAGACGACCAACGAAAGCGCGCTCGACGGGAAGACCATAGAGGAAGTCCTGAAAAATGTTCTTTACCCGAATAATTTACTCTTCCTGTACGTCAACGAAAATACTTATTCGATCGTCGCACGGGACGCGCGCTTCTTCCAGGCGCCAGCGGTAGCCGCTGGAGCGCCGCAAGGCGCCGGTGCGATGTCGGGCGCTGGGGCGTCGCCGGGCGGCGCTGCGGCGTTGTCGGACGCCGGAGGCGCGCGGGCCCTCCGCGGCCAGGTTCTCGACGAAACAGGTACCCCCCTTGCCTTTGTCAACGTCTGGCTAAAGGGTACCCGGGTGGGTACCCAAACCACGGACCGGGGCGAGTTTTTCCTCCGGGGCGTGTCGGCGGGTGATACACTGGTATTTACTTACGTAGGGCGTACGCCCCTGGCGGTGGCCGTCCTGAACCCGGAATCGGCGCTCACCATCACGATGATCCCCTCGGGCAAAAGGACCGCCCTGGACGAAGTCACCGTCGTCAGTACCGGTCTCCAGCAACTGCCGAAGGAACGCGTAACGGGTTCCTTTGTCACGATCGGTGCGAAAGAGCTTTCGCAGGTGCCCACGGCCAACGTCATCCAGCGGCTCGAAGGACAGCTGTCGGGCGTACAGATAAGTGTCCTGGCGGGAGACCGCAGCTTTTTGTACGGGGGCGCGGGGAATCAGCTGTCCATCAACGGCGGGACCCGGACGACGGGAACCAACGACTATAATATGCAGATCCGGGGCACCAGCACCTTTATGGGGGAATCGTTTCCCCTGGTCGTGGTCGACGGCGCCATCACGGACCTCGACCTATCGACCCTCAACCCCAACGACATCGACAACATCACCTTTTTAAAGGACGCGGCGGCGGCCTCGATCTGGGGCGTGCGCGCCGCCAATGGCGTCATGGTCATCAATACCAAAAAGGGCAGGAACGCCAGCGCCCCCCAGGTCAGCTTTTCGGCGGGGACGATGGTGTCGGGGAAACCGGACTTAGGCTACCTGCGGTTGATGAACAGCCGGCAGGAGATCGGCTACGAAACGGAGCTGGTGCAAAAAGGTTTTTTGACGGCGCAGAACCTGGACGGGTCTTCCTATTTTTCGGCCGGTTATTATCCGCATACGGCGGCGGCCCTGGCGCTGGAGCTCCAGGCGGGCACCATCACACAGGCGGCTTACCAGCAGTCGATCGACTCCCTTGGCGCCATCGACAATACCGGACAGATCCGGAAATACCTGCTCCAACCTGCCTCGAACCAGCAGTACGATCTTTCGGTGAGCGGGGGGACGGGCACCTCCACCTATTTTTACTCCGCTTCTTACAACGACGAGAAAACGAATACGGTCGGCAATGAAGGAAAGCGGCTGACGCTGACCCTGAACAACAGCTGGAAGCTGTTTAAGGTGGCCACGTTGTCGACCAGCCTGAAGGGCGCTTTTTTCCGCTACCAGAACGAGGGCTTATCGCTGACCACTCTTTTTCCTACCAGCGGTAAACAAACCCTGTTGCCCTATATGCAATTGGTGGATACCAAAGGGAGTTCAATATCCTATGATGTGTATAACCCGGCATGGACGGGTACCCTGTCCGGTTATGCGGATTGGCGCTACAATTATATGGACGAATTGCACAATTCGGACGACGTGCAAAAGGACGAGAACTACAGCGCGAACATCCGGCTCGACGTGCCCGTCTACCGGGGTTTGTCTGCCAGCCTCCAGTACAGCAATGAACGGCTGTTTAGCGACCACCGGGTTTTTTATAACCCGCAGACCTTCTACTACCGGAACCTGGTGAATTACTATGCGGGCAACCTCGGGTTGACGTCCGGAGGTATCCTCAACCTGATCAATACCACCGAAAACAACTACGCGCTCCGGGGGCAACTGGCATACGACCGGACCCTGGGCCATCTCCACCAGGTCAACGCCATCGCGGGGAGTGAGATCCGGCAAACCGAAGAGGGACAAGGCACCAGCACCCTGTACGGGTACGACACCCAGACGGGGCAGTCGGCCAATGTGGACTTTTCCGACAATGGGTACACGACCGTCGCGGGGTACAACAGCCCGCTCACGGGTGCGCCGGCCCAACAAGACAAAGAGCGCAGGTACCTGTCTTACTTTGGGAACGCGGCTTACACCTTTATGGAGCGCTATTCGCTCAGCGCCAGCGCCCGTTACGACGACTACAACAACTTTGGTCTTCAGCAACGCTACCGCGCCACGCCCCTGTGGTCGGCGGGCGCCCAGTGGAACCTCGGCAAGGAAGCGTTTCTCCGGAACGTGCGCTGGCTGGGTCACCTGGGGTTGCGGGCCACCTACGGGGTCAACGGGAACATCTCCACCTCGGTCTATCCGTTTACTAATATCTATCCTACCGGCAACGACTATACGACCGGCTTACCCACGACTACGGTCATTAACCTGGCCAACCCGGAACTGAAATGGGAAAAGACTTATGTCACCAACGTAGGCGTGGACTTCGGTCTTTTCCAGGACCGGTTGAGCGGGTCGGTGGACGTGTACCGGAAACGCGGCACCGACCTGTTGTATCAATTCCCGATCGACGCGGCCCTGGCGGGCACGATCGGGGGCGGCTACCTCGAACGCAACGCGTCGTCGATGACAGGGAAAGGGGTCGATATCAGCCTGAGCGGTCTGTTGTTGTCCAACAATAACTGGTCCTGGCACGTGGGCGGCAATCTTTCGTACAACACCAACAAGGTGACCGATAACCGGTTTGACACCAGCTCGATCTCGAATTACACGGTCTCCTACGCGCCGGTGGGTATCCCCAACGTCGTGGGCTACCCGACGGACAAGGTTTTCGCGTTCCGTAACGCGGGTTTGAACGCCATCGGCATGACCCGGGTCTACAATGCGGAGGGAGACACCGTATCGGCCACGTCCCCGGTGTATTTCAAAGACCTGAAATACGCAGGTCGGAGGACCGCCCCGTTTTTTGGAGGGATGAACAGCTCGCTGCGGTACAAACGGTTTACCCTGTATGCCCTGCTGACCTACCAGTTTGGGGGTGTCTTTCAAAAACCCACCGTGGACAACTATATCACCGGGTTTTACAACCTCAACTACAGCGTGGTAGGCGACATCGCCCGTCGCTGGGAGAACCCGGGGGATGAGAACAAGACAAAGGTACCCGGGCTCAATAGTTCGGCGTTTCTGACGAACTACAGCCTGGTTCGCTACCAGTATTCGGACGCCAACATACTTTCCTCGGATTATATCCGTTTGCGCGAGGTGTCACTGACGTACCAGGTACCGGTCTGGCGCCAGCGTATCGTCAAAAGTGCGAGTGTGGCACTCGCCGTCCGCAACCTTGGCCTTTTGTGGCGCGCCAACAAGCAGGGCTATGACCCCGACTTTGTCGCTTTACCCAGCCGTTCGAACAGCCTGCCGGCGGCCAAGTCCTTTAACTTTTCCCTAAACGTTAACTTTTAA
- a CDS encoding RagB/SusD family nutrient uptake outer membrane protein, which translates to MRRYILVLLCASLAGCEKYVNIKTQGTLVPGSYENYREMLDNTSEWEPAPFLGDYASDDVQFVDSSAQVVSLSSDDFYAHITNCYRWLPTIYLLGTYYAEDDNWNALYNTIAYANIVITEAPSATGATPAQIRELIAEALVHRADAYLGLVNTYAKPYTAATASTDLGVPLVLTETTTQSLTRATMQDTYTQVLKDLRTALPSLPATQAFNTLPSIPAVFGELARCFLYMNEYDSAAKYADSALSYRNTLDDLTQYQSISAANYPLRKADPEVLLSKVAGDGVSGYPPTAMRLSDTLLHVLDTTDQRYVLFTTDGSNIGFGYTGRYFYKDAAMGEARNDGPSVPEMMLIKAEALARAGDASGAMNWVNALRQKRFVNYVPLTATNAADGLQKVLQEREREFFCRMLRWWDMRRLKSDPTFQETLTRVFEGVTYTLAPTSNRYVFRISDYDEKLNPEIQQNP; encoded by the coding sequence ATGCGTCGCTATATACTTGTCCTTTTGTGTGCCAGCCTGGCGGGGTGTGAAAAGTATGTCAACATCAAGACCCAGGGGACCCTGGTGCCCGGGTCCTACGAGAACTACCGGGAGATGCTCGACAATACGAGTGAATGGGAACCCGCGCCTTTCCTAGGGGACTATGCCTCGGACGATGTACAATTCGTGGACAGCAGCGCCCAGGTCGTCTCGCTGTCTTCCGACGATTTCTATGCGCACATCACCAATTGCTACCGCTGGCTTCCGACCATCTATCTGCTCGGGACCTACTATGCCGAGGACGACAACTGGAACGCCCTCTACAATACCATCGCGTACGCCAATATCGTGATCACCGAGGCGCCCAGTGCCACCGGCGCCACCCCGGCACAGATCCGGGAACTGATCGCGGAAGCCCTGGTACACCGGGCGGATGCGTATCTCGGCCTGGTCAATACTTATGCAAAACCTTATACCGCGGCTACGGCATCCACCGACCTCGGCGTGCCCCTGGTGCTGACGGAAACGACGACCCAGTCGCTGACCCGGGCTACTATGCAGGACACCTACACGCAGGTCCTCAAGGACCTGCGCACGGCGCTGCCGTCTCTTCCCGCGACCCAGGCCTTCAATACCCTGCCGTCTATCCCGGCTGTTTTCGGAGAACTGGCCCGTTGCTTTCTCTACATGAACGAATACGACAGCGCGGCAAAATACGCGGACAGCGCCTTGTCCTACCGGAACACACTCGACGACCTGACCCAGTATCAAAGCATTTCCGCGGCCAACTATCCCTTGCGGAAGGCCGACCCGGAAGTCCTGTTGTCCAAGGTAGCGGGAGACGGGGTGAGCGGCTATCCGCCGACCGCCATGCGGTTGAGCGATACGCTGTTGCACGTGTTGGATACAACCGACCAGCGCTATGTATTGTTTACCACAGACGGATCCAACATCGGGTTCGGCTATACCGGCCGCTATTTCTACAAGGACGCCGCCATGGGTGAGGCCCGGAACGACGGCCCCTCGGTACCCGAAATGATGCTCATCAAGGCGGAAGCCCTGGCGCGCGCCGGGGACGCAAGCGGCGCGATGAACTGGGTGAACGCGCTTCGGCAAAAGCGGTTCGTCAACTACGTTCCGCTGACTGCCACGAATGCAGCCGATGGGTTACAAAAGGTCCTCCAGGAACGCGAACGCGAGTTCTTTTGCCGGATGCTCCGGTGGTGGGACATGCGCCGTTTGAAAAGCGATCCCACCTTCCAGGAGACCCTCACGCGCGTCTTTGAGGGCGTGACCTATACGCTGGCGCCCACCAGCAACCGGTATGTATTCCGGATATCCGATTACGACGAAAAACTCAACCCGGAGATTCAACAAAATCCATAA
- a CDS encoding alpha/beta fold hydrolase, with the protein MKFVWKWLWLGCLTTASAQSVEKMTVTPQAPVPGQTIRIRYNAFNGPWTAVVYEYDSLYHWHTLDLPLRPSGDTAWAADVAVPGDAGFLAFAFYKGDTLVDHNGDAGYAVLLRSSAGGFAPGAEAGWGLLRSPHYNLGIPGYFGEFSISDTATYMWLSNEVLRHPFVAPHVLVIPYVEAMTRAFPDEAPARLQRVAAYFRRQARPGQADQAHLFWIEKRFLRDTLAADSIYTSALALYPHGELAKWTAYHALQTVRSMQDRLTASERFLTDFPSRDDRLDAELEIDYSKVYRNVFMIAVATGDTAAINRWLPTAPFDRLPELYYKAIQIPFDDHKSQTAAQVYPLAARILECVDRAAPYPYLSPLQWTRYTTQALTYERLTQVDILRGVGRNKEALTLARRLQQILQYRSARLNEAEVMLLPEKERLPVMRESVRLDEATAYILDQLKAWYLRQHPEGDADAYLESLKDTQTMALMRARVAKEQKRLPAPAFCLAERNGDSVRLEQMKGKVVVLDFWATWCAPCKAGMAGMKMLMDRYAADTNVVFFFIDTQESTPDYREKVTSFLRAQHYDRFRVLFDNGEDTYKRYADLIHTSGIPFKIVIDAEGRINFANIGYFGSPLGLADEMDAMIRLAHADRPVHYEGNGIHFGGTLTMPDGKGPFPAAVLISGTGRQDRDGTMAGHKMFAVIADSLRLHGIAVLRVDDRGVGETNGNFDSATTKDFANDALTGLHFLQRIPGIDPHRVGLIGHSEGGAAACIAASESADVAFVVSLSGPGVNGLQALLTQNRQLIGGSPATDVNKQRFDSVTTLLLQTVYAHAGDTDLEPVLRSTYAAWVRRDSVFISGLPQKKTDHFFFPFESYVRQAVGPWYRGFISYEPAQVLPRIHVPVLAINGAQDVIASASENLQGFRRYTSPGLLQTYEVPGVNHLYQHCHTCTTAEYASLTETFAPEVLDRIRSFILL; encoded by the coding sequence ATGAAATTTGTTTGGAAGTGGCTGTGGCTGGGCTGTCTGACGACAGCCTCCGCCCAGTCCGTGGAAAAGATGACGGTCACGCCCCAGGCGCCGGTGCCCGGGCAAACCATCCGGATCAGGTACAACGCGTTTAACGGCCCCTGGACCGCCGTCGTTTACGAATATGATTCCCTATACCACTGGCACACGTTGGATCTCCCGCTCCGGCCCTCCGGAGACACCGCCTGGGCCGCCGATGTTGCCGTGCCCGGAGACGCCGGTTTTCTCGCCTTCGCGTTTTATAAGGGGGACACCCTCGTGGACCACAATGGCGATGCCGGGTACGCGGTCTTGCTCCGTTCCAGCGCGGGTGGCTTCGCACCGGGCGCCGAGGCGGGCTGGGGTTTGCTCCGTTCCCCACACTACAACCTGGGCATCCCGGGATATTTCGGTGAATTCAGCATCAGTGATACCGCCACCTATATGTGGCTGAGCAACGAGGTGTTGCGGCATCCTTTTGTGGCGCCGCACGTGTTGGTGATCCCGTATGTGGAAGCGATGACACGGGCCTTTCCGGACGAGGCCCCCGCGCGGCTCCAGCGGGTGGCGGCTTATTTCCGTCGCCAGGCGCGTCCCGGCCAGGCGGACCAGGCGCACCTTTTCTGGATCGAAAAACGGTTTTTACGCGACACGCTTGCCGCCGATTCCATCTACACCTCGGCCCTGGCTTTGTATCCCCATGGTGAACTGGCCAAATGGACGGCGTATCATGCCCTGCAGACCGTACGCTCCATGCAGGACCGGCTCACCGCTTCGGAGCGGTTTCTGACGGACTTCCCTTCCCGGGACGACCGTCTGGATGCCGAACTGGAGATCGACTACAGCAAAGTCTATCGCAATGTCTTTATGATCGCCGTAGCCACGGGGGACACGGCCGCGATCAACCGCTGGCTCCCGACGGCCCCCTTCGACCGTCTCCCCGAACTTTATTACAAGGCCATCCAGATTCCTTTCGACGACCATAAAAGCCAAACGGCCGCGCAGGTTTACCCGCTGGCGGCCCGTATCCTGGAGTGCGTGGACCGGGCGGCCCCCTATCCGTACCTGTCTCCTTTGCAGTGGACCCGGTACACCACCCAGGCGCTGACATACGAGCGCCTCACCCAGGTCGATATTTTAAGGGGCGTGGGGCGGAACAAAGAAGCCCTCACCCTGGCCCGTCGCCTCCAGCAGATCCTGCAATACCGCTCCGCCCGGCTCAACGAAGCAGAAGTGATGCTCCTTCCCGAAAAGGAGCGCCTGCCCGTGATGCGCGAGAGCGTCCGGCTGGACGAGGCTACGGCGTATATCCTTGACCAGTTGAAGGCGTGGTACCTGCGGCAACACCCCGAGGGTGACGCCGATGCGTACCTGGAAAGCCTGAAGGACACACAGACGATGGCGCTGATGCGGGCGCGCGTGGCAAAGGAACAGAAGCGTCTGCCGGCACCGGCCTTTTGCCTGGCGGAGCGCAACGGCGACTCCGTCCGCCTGGAGCAAATGAAGGGCAAGGTCGTTGTCCTTGACTTCTGGGCGACCTGGTGCGCGCCCTGTAAGGCGGGGATGGCCGGGATGAAGATGCTCATGGACCGGTATGCTGCGGATACCAATGTGGTTTTCTTCTTCATTGATACGCAGGAATCCACACCCGACTATCGGGAGAAGGTGACGTCTTTCCTGCGGGCGCAACACTACGACCGCTTCCGCGTCCTGTTCGACAACGGGGAGGACACGTACAAACGCTATGCGGACCTGATCCACACCTCGGGTATCCCCTTCAAGATCGTGATCGACGCGGAGGGCCGGATCAATTTTGCCAACATCGGTTATTTCGGAAGCCCGCTGGGTCTGGCGGACGAAATGGACGCGATGATCCGGCTGGCCCATGCAGATCGGCCCGTACATTACGAAGGCAACGGCATCCATTTTGGCGGCACCCTGACCATGCCCGATGGCAAAGGCCCCTTCCCCGCCGCCGTGCTGATCTCCGGCACCGGCCGCCAGGATAGGGACGGCACCATGGCGGGTCACAAGATGTTTGCCGTGATCGCCGACAGCCTCCGCCTTCACGGCATCGCCGTGTTGCGCGTCGACGACCGCGGGGTGGGAGAGACTAACGGGAACTTTGATTCCGCCACGACAAAAGATTTTGCCAACGACGCGCTGACCGGGCTTCATTTTCTCCAGCGCATTCCGGGTATCGACCCGCACCGGGTCGGTTTGATCGGGCATAGTGAGGGAGGCGCGGCCGCCTGCATCGCGGCCTCGGAATCGGCGGATGTAGCCTTTGTCGTAAGCCTCTCTGGGCCGGGGGTGAACGGATTACAAGCGTTGCTCACGCAAAACCGCCAGTTGATCGGGGGCTCACCCGCCACTGATGTCAACAAACAGCGCTTTGATTCGGTGACGACGCTGTTGCTCCAGACCGTGTATGCCCATGCCGGCGATACCGACCTGGAGCCCGTTTTAAGAAGCACCTACGCCGCATGGGTGCGCCGCGACAGCGTTTTCATATCGGGACTGCCACAAAAAAAGACGGACCATTTCTTTTTCCCTTTTGAAAGCTATGTCCGTCAGGCCGTGGGTCCCTGGTACCGCGGCTTTATCTCCTACGAGCCCGCGCAGGTGCTCCCGCGTATCCACGTGCCCGTGCTGGCGATCAATGGGGCTCAAGACGTGATCGCGTCCGCGTCCGAAAATTTACAAGGCTTCCGCCGCTATACGTCTCCCGGCTTGCTCCAAACCTACGAGGTCCCCGGTGTGAACCACCTCTATCAACATTGTCACACATGCACGACGGCGGAATACGCCAGTTTGACGGAGACCTTCGCCCCGGAAGTACTGGACCGCATTCGTTCCTTTATTCTTCTTTAA
- a CDS encoding ABC transporter permease has translation MTWRHLSRHKTYTALNVLGLALGIASFVLIGGYTRFERSFDRMHAPNIYRVESRFYRGNDMTDDWPTSTNGYAPAIKDNLSGIASYTRINWYNSERVVRYGEVKFREEHVCYADSNFFSFFAYPLLKGDPATVLREVNTIVLSASAARKYFGQADPMGRILDVSTEAGTLHCAVTGVFKDIPSNSTMQFSFLISWATTPEWLKRFWYMHESYTFVQLTPGADIHAIEAGFPAVAERYKTGPALKDLRWAIHLVPLPDIHLNPAKSYEIEVKGNRFAIDLLDVIAYLILLIACVNYINLATTKALDRAREVGIRKVSGALPAFLVAQFLAESAGIFLCAAFLALPVVAFSGPWLVEHFGVSGFLFDWMVVLRIAVLLTVAALASGIYPALVLVRLQPAIVLKGRFTFSARGVRMRKAMVAFQFGASLVLIAGTIAVYRQMDFMSRQNTGVRLAQTVVVKAPGAGSDLNHKMPDAKTAFLALPGVISVTASGAVPGKEVATFGANRRYGAPKSDERLYEMLRVDHDFIDAYGLQLVAGRGFDITRPGDSTGVVLNESAVRQFGFASPAAAVGQKVWLETIDSRPDVVLGVVRDYHQQSLQKPFTPIVLCMDPKLGWVPVKYFSIKIASTDAPALLKPVWDRFFPESSFDFFYLDDFYSRQYRQEIQFSRTILVFSSLAILIACMGLLGLTAYTTARRTKEIGVRKVLGASVRHILGLLTWDVVRLILWCSLGALPLAFLVIRRWLDGYAFRAPLTWWQWVVPVVVLVFIALGTTGWLSFRAAVARPVDSLKEE, from the coding sequence GTGACCTGGCGTCACCTGTCGCGGCACAAAACCTACACCGCGCTCAACGTGCTGGGGCTTGCCCTGGGGATCGCTTCCTTTGTTCTGATCGGGGGGTATACCCGTTTTGAACGGAGTTTTGACCGCATGCATGCCCCCAACATCTACCGCGTGGAGAGCCGTTTCTACCGGGGGAACGACATGACCGACGACTGGCCCACGAGCACCAACGGGTATGCGCCGGCGATCAAAGACAACCTCTCCGGGATTGCGTCGTACACCCGGATCAACTGGTACAATTCGGAACGCGTCGTGCGGTATGGGGAAGTCAAATTCCGCGAGGAACATGTGTGTTATGCCGATAGCAATTTTTTTTCTTTTTTCGCCTACCCTTTACTCAAAGGCGACCCCGCCACGGTCCTTAGGGAAGTCAACACCATCGTCCTGTCCGCCTCTGCCGCGCGCAAGTATTTCGGACAGGCCGATCCCATGGGTCGTATCCTGGACGTCAGCACCGAAGCAGGCACCCTGCACTGTGCGGTCACGGGGGTGTTCAAAGACATTCCCTCCAACTCCACCATGCAGTTCAGCTTTCTGATCTCCTGGGCCACGACCCCGGAGTGGTTAAAGCGCTTTTGGTACATGCATGAAAGCTATACGTTTGTACAACTCACCCCGGGGGCGGACATCCACGCGATAGAGGCGGGTTTCCCGGCCGTGGCCGAACGGTACAAGACGGGGCCGGCGCTCAAAGACCTGCGCTGGGCCATCCATCTCGTGCCGCTGCCCGACATCCACCTCAACCCCGCCAAATCTTATGAGATCGAGGTCAAGGGTAACCGTTTCGCCATCGACCTGCTGGACGTGATCGCTTACCTGATTTTGCTCATCGCCTGTGTGAACTATATCAACCTCGCCACGACCAAAGCCCTTGACCGGGCACGGGAGGTGGGGATCCGAAAGGTCAGCGGGGCGTTGCCGGCCTTTCTGGTGGCGCAGTTTCTGGCGGAATCCGCGGGGATATTTCTGTGTGCCGCGTTTTTGGCGCTGCCGGTGGTGGCGTTCAGCGGGCCCTGGCTGGTGGAACACTTTGGCGTAAGCGGGTTTTTGTTCGACTGGATGGTCGTACTACGAATCGCGGTCCTGCTGACAGTCGCCGCTCTGGCCTCCGGTATCTACCCCGCCCTCGTCCTGGTCCGTTTGCAACCGGCCATCGTCCTCAAGGGCAGGTTTACCTTTTCCGCCCGGGGCGTGCGGATGCGCAAGGCGATGGTGGCATTCCAGTTCGGCGCGTCGCTGGTGTTGATCGCGGGCACGATCGCCGTCTACCGGCAAATGGACTTTATGAGCCGCCAAAATACCGGGGTCCGGCTGGCCCAGACGGTGGTGGTCAAAGCGCCGGGGGCCGGTTCGGACCTGAACCACAAGATGCCGGACGCCAAGACCGCTTTCCTGGCCCTACCCGGTGTCATTTCGGTGACCGCCTCGGGGGCCGTCCCGGGCAAGGAAGTCGCGACCTTCGGTGCGAACAGAAGGTACGGCGCACCAAAAAGCGACGAACGGTTGTACGAAATGCTCCGGGTCGACCACGACTTTATCGACGCGTATGGCCTGCAGCTCGTCGCGGGCCGGGGGTTTGACATCACCCGCCCCGGTGACTCCACGGGCGTGGTGCTGAACGAATCCGCGGTCCGGCAGTTTGGCTTTGCCAGTCCGGCGGCGGCCGTCGGACAAAAGGTGTGGCTGGAAACGATCGACAGCCGCCCGGACGTGGTCCTCGGGGTCGTCCGGGATTATCACCAGCAGTCCTTACAAAAACCCTTTACGCCGATCGTCCTATGCATGGATCCCAAACTGGGCTGGGTGCCTGTGAAATATTTTTCCATAAAAATAGCCTCCACGGACGCCCCCGCCCTGCTAAAACCCGTCTGGGACCGCTTTTTCCCCGAATCTTCTTTCGACTTCTTTTACCTCGACGATTTTTACAGCCGGCAGTACCGCCAGGAGATCCAGTTCAGCCGCACCATCCTGGTCTTTTCTTCCCTGGCCATCCTGATCGCCTGTATGGGGCTGCTGGGGCTGACGGCCTACACCACCGCGCGCCGGACAAAAGAGATCGGCGTGCGCAAGGTGTTGGGCGCTTCGGTCCGGCACATCCTGGGGCTCCTGACCTGGGACGTGGTCCGGCTGATCCTTTGGTGCAGCCTCGGCGCCTTGCCGCTGGCTTTTCTCGTCATCCGCCGGTGGCTGGACGGGTACGCGTTCCGCGCGCCGCTTACGTGGTGGCAATGGGTCGTGCCCGTGGTGGTGCTTGTCTTTATCGCGCTGGGCACGACGGGGTGGCTGAGTTTTAGGGCGGCCGTCGCGCGGCCGGTGGATAGCCTTAAAGAAGAATAA
- a CDS encoding DUF92 domain-containing protein, translating into MTQDIPAIVIVGAGVTAAIYWRKLTPGAGLTGGLVAMFIYTGAGYAGLALLATFFVLATLATAWRREEKHSPYSGVRHQEKRYSGQVFANGGVAALAGILMILLPAQRPRLFVAMAAALSSATADTLSSELGIVYGRKFINIITWGPDTAGMDGVISLEGLLTGLFGSCLVAIVYAMGSSWGPGVLAVVFAGTVGNLADSVLGATLERQGKLTNNMVNLLNTLIAAALGGVLG; encoded by the coding sequence ATGACCCAGGACATACCCGCCATTGTCATCGTCGGGGCCGGCGTCACGGCCGCCATTTATTGGAGAAAACTCACACCCGGGGCCGGTTTGACCGGGGGGCTGGTGGCTATGTTCATCTACACCGGGGCAGGGTACGCGGGGCTGGCCTTGCTGGCCACCTTTTTCGTCCTGGCCACCCTCGCCACCGCGTGGAGACGGGAAGAAAAACACAGCCCCTATTCAGGCGTCCGTCACCAGGAAAAACGCTACAGCGGCCAGGTCTTTGCCAACGGCGGCGTGGCCGCCCTCGCGGGCATATTGATGATCCTGCTGCCGGCCCAGCGGCCGCGCCTGTTTGTGGCCATGGCGGCGGCATTGTCGTCGGCCACCGCGGACACGCTGTCCTCCGAACTGGGGATTGTCTACGGCCGGAAGTTTATCAACATCATCACCTGGGGACCGGACACGGCCGGGATGGACGGGGTGATCAGCCTGGAAGGCCTGCTGACAGGGCTTTTCGGGTCCTGTCTGGTGGCCATCGTGTATGCCATGGGGAGCAGTTGGGGGCCGGGGGTGCTGGCCGTTGTTTTTGCGGGGACCGTCGGCAACCTGGCGGATTCGGTGTTGGGGGCGACCCTGGAGCGCCAGGGCAAGCTGACGAACAATATGGTCAATCTTTTGAACACACTTATAGCAGCCGCCCTGGGAGGGGTGCTCGGATGA